Sequence from the Mycteria americana isolate JAX WOST 10 ecotype Jacksonville Zoo and Gardens chromosome 5, USCA_MyAme_1.0, whole genome shotgun sequence genome:
CTCCCGGTCCTGGCAGGATGGGAgcggaccccatgccggagcatcACCCGGGCGAGCCGCTGGCATCCACCCGCTTGGGAAGCAGAAGCCAGGTTGGGAGCTGCGGGGCCCAGGTGTGTGAACAATCAAAAGGGCAATTAAAATCCGGGCAgctgcaaaagggagaaaaaaacttcAGTTCTCAGCAAAAGAGTTTGATTCTTTGGAGCAGTTTGGAAATCTTCAAGATCCGGTGATCCAAGGTCCCAGATCCTCCGAGCGGGGACGGGTTTGGGTGCAGACCCGTGCCTGAACCCCGTCGGTAGTTTAAAGACTTGGCCCGGGCTGTGTAAATCACCTGCGGGAGGCTGTAAATCCAGCCCGGCCAGAGCTTGCGTTAtcttctgtcttctgctgttGACGCTAGCCAGTGTAAACTTTGCAGTACTTCGGAGGAAAGCTCTGCTTACAAAACACGAACCGAAGATGAATCGATGCTGTAAGCCGTTACGCTCGCAAGGGAGAGCAGCATAAACAGAGCAGCACGTGGGCGCGCAGGGCTCGATGCGATCCCGGAGGGACCCCGCCAGCCCCGCAACGGCAGGTTAATTGCTCATCGAACCGTCCCGGAGTCGTTCCTAGAGACCCAACTGAATAGAAAATTAACCCTTTCAGCTCTGGGGCTTTCCAAGGAGAGCCCTTTCTGAGGTtcaagatgggggaaaaaaaattccttataaGGCTGCGTGGATGTGCTGACGCCTCTCTGCCTGCATCCGCTGCTTCCGATTGGCAGCTTCGCTTGTGTTCTTGCGCTCCGGCCAATTTTTAATCAATGTAATTGGCTCCTCTTCTCGTACAACACCATGCGCTCCGGCTTTGGGTGGCTGCCTAACGTATGACACAGAATCAGGTGCTTTCTCGAAATCGAGCCTGACTTGCCTCGCTCTCCCCCTGATAATTTGGTCGCCTCTTTGAAGATGCCGATACACGCCTCCTGCGGGATCCCTGGTTATCTCCGCAGAGCAGTTTTGCTGAATTACACGCTCGTTCCATCACATCCCGTCTCTGACGGGCATGGTTTGAAACCCAGAGGCGGCTTGGAAGGTGAGAGGACGGCGAATCCCCCAAACAGGAGCCGGGCAGGGGTAGGAGGGCAGGAGAAGCTGCCTGGGGCAGAGATGCTGGGGCTGAAGAAGCAGAAAGCCCGGCTCAGGTGGGAAGCCACGTTCCCGGGACGAACACGCAGATGCTGACCGGCACGGTGTGAGCGTGCAGGGGCGAGACGTGGGGGACGCTTGCCGATGGCCAGCTGGGACAAAGTGCCCCTGAATTTGCGTGGGGAAAGCAAGCTCGGTGTGGGAGTGCGTCAGTCCTGCTTGGTGTTAGCTTTCCGTCAACATCTCGTGGTTTTGAGGGGGTTTAATACCGTATCCCGGGTTTGGTGAGGTTTATTCTCCCTTCGcactcctgctctgcttccttcctcctgctgcgcTGACGCCTGGTGCGCAGCTTCTCCATCCTGTCCCtcctgggctctgctctcctgccttgCGCtcgctgggggtttttttccccctgttcccACTCATTTTCCACCAATTTCACTTTCCGCTCCTGTTGCCTTTCCAAGCCAGCTCTCAGCCACTCCGCTGCCTTTTGCTCCCGGCCCTGCGCAGCCTGTCCATAGCCATTACCGTCATTAACACCTTGAAGGGCTTAAGCATCGCTTCCATTAGCCGTGCTTCTGCGCTCCCTTCAGCCTCCGAACCGCGGGTTTCTCTGTCTACGCCAGAAAATCACACCCAGGCATCGGCGGTGCATTTTCGAAGCAGCTGCGTTGAAAAGATGTTACGTACCAAAGGCCACGTGGAGGGTTTCGCTTTGAACCCGTGTATCCGCAGCATCAGGCGCGTGGATCGGCTCCTGAGCCCCAAGGCAGCCTGGAAGGTCGTTGGAATTGGCTTAGACCTCGAGGACCTAGCGTGGAGATTAGTTGTGTGGCCTCGCTCTTCCCAAAGGCGAAGAGCAAGACGTTTCTGAAACAACATCTGAGAGGGTGTTTGCGCTGCTGCCGACTTTCCTCCCTGAAACACAGCTCTGTAGGGAAGATCTGAGGGCAAGAGGAAAGCTCGCTCGCTCTGCGAGGGTGGAGAGCTGCTTTCGGAGATGCTGGTGCTTTCCAAGTCCACCCTGCTGCATCCCAAAGGCAATTCCCTGCAGAAAGATATTCCGGAGGGCGGGGAGGGAGATGAAGGCGAGTAGAAAAATAAGCCTTTGGGCTCGGCCAGGGGGTCCTTCGCCAGGAGAAGGGATCTCAGGAGACGCAGTTGGTCACCTGCGGCGATCTCTTCGAGACTGGTCGCTCTCCCGCTGATGCGAAAGCTCTTCCAGTGCCGGGGAGTTTCAGGGACTGCATCCTGCACCACCTCCCTGGGTGCTTTCTGAGCAGAGGAGGCGTAACGTCTGAACCTCCCGTTGCGTTCGCGCCGTTGCTTTTTCAGCTCCACGACCCAGAGCCGGGTTCCCATAGCGCTGCCGTTACGGGGCTGCTCCTGAATTATCCCCCGGAGCTGCGGAGCTTCTCCTCTGCAAACCGCAGCCCTGGCGTGCAGACACATCCCCACCCGCCTCCTCTGCGCGGCCGCCGGTCTCTGCCAAACCACCGCCACCCCGTGCTTATCCCATCCCGGACGAGACGACCCGTTTTAGCGAGCTGCCGCGGGTTCCGTACGTCGTGCCCTCGCTCTGCACGTGGCTGGAGAGCGCCTCGGCTTTGCTCTCGTTCCTCCTTCCCTGTGAAAGCCCGGGAGCGACCGACCGCTCGCTCTCTGCAGTCGCAGGCTCCGAGCCGTGGGTTTCCCTTGCCGGGCAAAGGAGTTCTCTTGCGTAAGCCCCTGGCGCAGCCTTGGAGGCGAGCTCTCCGCTGCTGGTAAATTGATGGCAGCCAAGCAGCACCCGCTCCTCCTCGCCTCTCCGGTATCTCCCCTTCCACCCGAGCATCACGGCCTCCTCGCAGCTCTCCCGGGGCTTTTTTACGGGGTGCTTAAGGCTGCAGGTGTGAAAAGTCAAGTAAAAAGTACGTCGGCTTTGCTTCGAAGCAAAAACACGTCTCCAGCTCTTCGGCACCGTGTTCCCGCCCCCGCCCTTGGGATGCCGCTAGCCTCGCCGCGCTCTGCCCGAAATGAAGCCGGCTTGGCGGCATCTCACCTGCTTCTGCCCATTTTCACGAGCGCGGTCTCCTCTTGTCGCCTCCCCGGGCCACCCAGGGTGCCGGCATGGGGACCGCGGTGGTgctgccgcggccccgggggctgctgcggTGCCGGGGAGGCTTCCCCGTGCGCCGGCTCCGGAGCAGGAGACTGTGACCAACCCCAGCCCTCGTCAGGGCAGGGACAGATGCGCTTTGGTGGCCCTGTGGCCGCATCGGGGACGTTTAGCAAAGCTTGATGCTCCGGCAGCAGGAGTGACTGGTACGCTCTGGCTGCCTCCCGGCCCCGTTCGGACCAGCAGGATTTTAGCACCTCCAAACTGCTTCATTATTTagaaagcctttgcttttttcccctgtttcccATTCCTGGCCATTTGCAAGCTGAGCCTCAGCCCTGTCTGCTGTCCCCGTTGCTGGAATACCCGTCGAGAGACCTTGCACAATGGCAAAGCTTTTGCTACCCCTTACGCAAAAATATAAGGAgtctctttgatttttttttttttttgcagtcccCAGAGAGCTTGCCCACCTCAAACAAGCCCTTGCTCTGGCGCTGAGGTCTGTCTTGCTCCGGAGCTGAGGTCTGTCTCCTTCAGCCTGGCTGGAGGGAGAGCGATGATGAGAAGCAGTACTTTTCCCCAGCGAGTAGAAAGCCCTTGCCACGTTTGATGGAGCTATCGGGCAAGCCTCCAGCATCAGCAGACCTCCACCCAGCCTAGCATTAGAGTGTAATTTGGGCTTCGTATCTCCCGGTCTCTGGTGCAGGGAGACGTGGTAATCGGATAAGAGAGGTTTAATTGCCCGCACTGCCGTGCTGCGGCTGTTCCTGCCTTTCCTTGCccttgcaaggaggaaaaatcGGGCCAAACGATTCGATCTCCGTGTTGATGCTGTGCCAGCAGACAGAAGGGGCAGGAGCGTTTTCGTGGTGGGGGGTTGCTTCGTCCCCCTGCATGCGGAGAGCTGCCGGGGAGCGGGACTCCTTGCAAGGATGAAACGGCGCCAGCGGTCCCCGCTTGTGCCCAGCGTCCCCGTGCCGGGGATGTGAATTCCCCGGCGCAGGCGTGGCGGGAAGGCGACGGGTCTGCCCCGGGCGGGCTGGTCGGTCCATGGGGCGTCTGCCCAGCTCTTGCTCCACCAGCTCCTGACGCTGCCGGCTGCCTCGCCAGGGCTGGTTTTGCTGCAACGCACGGCTGGCGTATAAGGAGGACCTCCCGGTTTGCCGTGCTCCGTGTTCCTCCGACTTTGGCCTTTTGATGAATTTCACGAGGTTCGGTGCCAGCAGCCTTCCCCTCTCCGTGCGGTGTGCGTGGGCCAGGTTCAACAAACAGGGCTGAAGTTCGTGAGACCCATCCAGGCAGTTACAGCGTCAGGGCCGGTGACAGAGAGGGAGAGCCTGGCCCGGCACCGACGTGCCCCCACGCCGAGCTCGCCCTTGGAAAGCGGCCGGCTGGAGGCCACCGAGGGGATCGCTCGCCCGGCATAAAACTTAAGCGCGTGCATAAATCTTCGCAGGATCGAGGCCAGAAAATGCAATTTATCAACCCGGACCGTGCAGGGAAGTGAATTCCGCGTGCGAGGAGCCTGGGTGCGTTCGCAGGCTGCGGCTCTGCCTGGACTTTGCCCGCTGGCTTGCCGGCTGCCGAGCGTGGTGAAATGCCTGCGGCCTCGGCCGCCTCTTGCGGAGCCCAACCACCTCTCGCTGCCGCTTTCGGGGCTCCCGAGCTGCCGCGTCCACGCGACCTGGCAGGACGCTTCTGACCgcagcagcacaggaggggtTGCTGTGCTCTGGCAAGGCGAGAGATGGGCTTGGCCGACCTCAGGGCGGCCGTCGGTGCTCTCCGTTGCTGCCGGGCTGCATGTCACGGGCGTGACGGGCGTTTTGCCGCCGACAACGCGCAGGCAGCTTTGGGCAGCGGCGCCTGGTGCGTCGCTCGCGGGGCCGGGCAGAGACCTCTTCCTCTGCCCGGGGCGTCCTGTCGCGCGGTGGGTTTCGGTCCTCAATGCAAACATTTGCAAAGAACGTGCAAAAACCATCTAGCCTTTTCCCAGGGCTGCAATGGGGTTGTTTGGAAGTGCCCAACGTCTACGAGCTCCGGAAATTTTTTAGGCCGCGTAGGAGAGGTGAGGTGCGAGCCGGCAGCTTGGGCGGGCTCCTGCCCGTCCTGCCCCGCTTCTCCCGTCTTGTACACGGGGTAGAGCGAGGCCGAGGACAGCCTGCACGGGGCCGTGCCGTCACCCGAGCACTTTGCGGGGAGAAAAGAGGGCTTGTAGCCATCTTGGTCCGAGGCATCCACCTGGGCGACCACGATCCTCTCCCAGTCTGCTTCGCCCTCACCTTTTGCCACCAAGATCTGGCGATTTGCTGCCTTACTGCAGCCTTCTCTGCTCAtcgcagggcagccccggccagcACGCAGCAGTGACCCAGCCTGTTTGGGGACCTTAGAAGACGCTTTTCCCTGCAATAACCTGCTCCCGTGGGGCGGGTTTGCAGCGTCGCTGCTGGGGTGTCTTCTCCCGGTGCCCACAGGGGCCCtttcccctggggctggggcagctccctgctccatccctcctgcctcaATCGGCCCATGTTTCTCTGCAGTTCCATCCCTCAGCCGTAACTgggtttgctgtggtttttttacaGCATTGACCGTAAGATTCATCACCAGGAGATTCATTGGAGACTACGACCCAACCCTAGGTAGGTAAAGCcctttttcttgttgctttcGCTGCTGCCGCTGGCTCAGCCTGGAGACTCCGGTGCACCCAGCGCCGCTCCCGGCAGAGCTGACTCTGCTCCCAGCCTCACCGTGTTcgttcctcttcctcctcgccaGACTGGCAGCGCTCAGAGCCACCAGCCGTCGTGGCATCTCCCTGGCTCTTGCATCCCTTTGtccttttctgtggttttgtaagGCAGAATCTGTTGGGGCGAGCCCTGGGCATCGCCCAAGGAAGCACAGCGTGCTTAGTCACCCTCGAGCGATCGCCTGGGGGTGGCTGCAAGGGGAAGGAGGTATCTAAGCCACCGGAGCAGTGCCTGGTGCTTTCCTGTCTTCTAGGGTCGGGTTCTTTTTGCACgtgggtttgaggttttttgggCACCGAAGTCACGTCCCTGCCGAAGTATCCCAGAAAGGACCGGTCGCTGGCTGTGCATCCCTCTGCCTAACCCCGCTGTCACCCGCTGGGCTGGGAAATTTGGGAAGTCTCTGTGTTGCTCTAAGCCAGCCGGTTCACAGGGGACCCGAGGGAAAGGCTCGGTTTGAAAAACAACCCTGCCGTTGCCCCGCTCCTCGCTTGTTATGGCGAGCGATGCTTATTTTTCCCCCGGAGTgcaatttgtttttcctctctgcctgctgcttcttcctcccgTTGGGCTCGCTCCGTACGACGTGATAAAATACAGGGACCATACGGTGAGCGTAGCTGGCTTCCCCGTGTCggaggagggggaaggtgccTGGTTGATCCCGTAGACGGCCAAGCCACGAGGGTTTCCGCCCCGTCGTGCGGTGGCACACGAACCCCGCCGGGACCGAGGCGCTCCCCCTGCGCGGAGCCAGGGTCCCGTCGAGCACGCTGCGCCCGGGGCGGTTGCTAAGCAGAGCGCCGGCCGGTTTTATTGCCTGATGATATTAGTGAAGCTCAGAGCGGTTTTTGTGCTGGAAGAGCTGCCCAGATGCGTGCCTCACGGCCGCTTTTATCGCTCGGTTAGAAAGGAGCCGCTCCCCCGCTGCTTTGGAGTAGGAGTTCAGCGCCGGCTGGGCAAAGGGCTGGGTTAGGAGCACGAGCAGGGGCTCGAAACAAACCCCAGCTTTTCGTACCCCCCTGCTGAGCCCCTCTTCCTTTGCAGAAGCATCACTCCGTGACCCCTTTTCGCTCCAACGCTTCGGCCACCGTTGCCCTTTTATTTCCGGCCAGGCGAAAGCCGGCCGGGTGCTGGCTGGGGGTCTCCGCTGCCCATCGGAGATGCCGGGCTCGATGCCGTGGGCGCAGGGCTGCCCTTCCCAGGCACGGGGAGACGGGCTGAGGGCCAGTTCAAGATGCGGGCTCAAAACGGAGGCCACGTGGGCTGTAGGTTGCAGCAGGTGAAAATCGACTTCTCCAGCACGGCTTGCATCGAGTTGCTACCCGGGGGCTTCTCTGACACGtgcttttctgtctgtcctcCTCCAGAAATGATTTACAGACACATGGCCGTCATCGACGGGGAGATGGTGCACTTCGAGATCCTCGATACGGCAGGACAGGTGAGCTCACGCCGTTTCATAGCTGGCCGACCCTGGAGAATACCATCGCGTAAGCGCGACTTGCCGTTGAAGGCAATCCCTGCTCTTCCACCAGCTTTAATCTGTCGTACCCGAAACGTTGATCAAGACGTGTTTATCGCGGAAAAAGGATGTTTTGGAGGATTTATGTCTCTCTAACATCAATTATAGTGTGGCTTCAGCTAAGTATTTCCCCATTCCCCTTACCGGTGTGCGGCGCAGCTCTGCTCGCTGCGTCGGTGGAGCATCCTGACGGCAGGGAGACGGCTCAAGGGAGCAGGGGGTGCGGGGTCGAAGGAGCCCCCAGGCACCGGGACTGCGGGCAATGGAGAGCCCTGCGCTGGCTTCCCATCCAGCAACGGCCCTACGTTTGCGTACCCGCTGTAGCGGCACTAACTCTCCCCTCGTCCGCATCAGGATGGGGCCGATTCCTATCTCCACCTGCCATTTTGCCCAACCCATCAAATTCCTGCCCTGGGCTACCTGCGCTGCTTTGCACGTCGCTGCTGCGTGCAAGCCCGGGGCCAAAAACCTTCAGGGAGACGGTGATGGGCCCCTTGGGAGGCTGCAACCAGCAGCGTTGGTATTTAGGAGATGCTGGGGCTTCTGGTGTTACTACGAGCTTGTCTGCCCCGGCAGGAGGAGGATTCCCTGCAGATAGAGGAGAAGATCAAATGGGGCGATGGCTTCGCTGTGGTCTACTCGGTGACGGATAGGTGCAGCTTCGACGAGGTCATGCGGCTGTGTTTCCTCATCAACCACATCCACTCGAGCCCCAAGCGGAGCAGCGGGAGCGAGCAGCCCCCCGTGGTCATCGTGGGCAACAAGAAGGACTTGCAGTTCGACAGGATGGTGTCCACGGAGGACGGCGAAAACCTCTCCAAAGCCTTGAAGCTTCCTTTCTACGAGATCTCCACCCGGGACAGCTACGAAGAGACCGTGGCGGTGTTCAACACCCTCTACCAGGAGCTCATGAGACAGGGGCATTTCTCCCCGGGCTCCTTCAAGAGGAGGACAGTGTCgaagctgatggagaagatcCCCAAGATGCAAGCCAGCTCCACCTTGAACTCAGCGGGCCGGAGCCTCAGCTTTAACTCCTTCAGGGACTACATCCCCGAGTGAGCGTCCCCGCTGCGGAGGCAAGAGCGACGGCTGAGCCGGGACCGAGGGACAGGGTATCCTGCTGCGAGGGCGCCCGCTGCTTCAGCCCCAGGGTTGAGGGGCAGCTGGTGGGGCTGTGCCGGCTCCCAGGAGGGGACGGCTAAGAGGCGGGGAGGGTGGGACTGGGGTCCGACAGCCTTTTAAAGCCCATGGGTTTTTACAAATGGGCTGCGCTTCAGCAGGGAAGATGTTCTTTGTCCGTCGCGCCCctttgctccctcctcctcctcctgcacgGCTGAAGTCAGTAGCGGAGGTGGTTCGTGGTGGCTTCAGTGGTGTTGGGTCAGCCCTTGCAGGCTCAGAAGTGTTTCAGCAGGGACCAGACCCAGCACAGACACGTCTGTATGGGTTTTCCCGCTCCCCTCGGAAAGCTCGCTGGGGCTGCTTGTGCCCCGAAGCGTGCGCCCACAACGCCGGGGTGACCCCGAGGGTCGCGCTGGCTCCTGGGCTGTCCTCAGCCACCCCTGTCCTGGGGAAGACGGCCGTCGCTTCTGCCGCTCAGTGTTGCTGGTGGGTAAAATCCCCTGTGTTTAGCAGTGGCCGCTCAAAACCTTTCCAGCCTggccggctgccccggggctcgGCCGCTGCCCCATCCGCCCCTCGGCGTCCCCAGACCCGCCCGCCGCGTGGGTCGGTGGGCGGCGGAGGGCTGTGTCCCCCTCTGCCTTTGCTGTGGCCCTCCCCGAAGAGCCAGGCCGGCCGGTTTGCCCATCCGCGGCCACCGGCGTCCGTCTGTCGGAGCCCGGGGCTGCGTTTCCGTCCCGGTTTTCCCCTGGGTTTGTGAACAGAGGGGCAGACCCCGCGGCCCCCGCCTGCCGAGCAGCTGCAGGGCCCCGTCTCTGCCGgagcccttctccctccctggctGCTCACGGGCTGGCTCCAAGGGCGTGTTTAAAAGCAAAACGGATCTGTTTACGGCGGGGGGAGAAAAGCCGCTTAATCCGTGGCTTTTCtaaaaaaccattttttaacatttcaggCTCCGTGGGGCGCTCTCCGTTAGTAACGCTGTAAATGAAACCCGGCGGAGGGCAGGAAGGCggcagatgctgctgctccagctcaggcCGAAGGCACCACGTGCGCGGTGCTTCGCGGGGGTTTCTGCCTTTGCCGAGTCTGCCCCTTATTTTACGCCTCCGTCGCGCTCGGGGCGGCCCATCTCCACGGGGAGGCAAGTCAAACGGACTGCGCTTCGGGTTAGAACCCTTCGGCTAAGAGCACGCTCCTCCGTCCGAGAGGAACGGTATTCCCGGGGAGCTTCTCCCGTTAATGCCTTTGCCCTGCGACTCAGCGGAGCGTGGCACGAGCGAAACCGCTGGGTGGCCATTAGAAGCACGGATGCAACGGAGCCGATACCGGGAGGTGCAAACGCTGCTCCTCGCGGGGACCCCCTTGTCTGCTCATTAATTGCCCTGTCCCCAAAGGCCCGAGAATTTGTCTTTTTGCACAGAGACGGGGCAGCAGAGGCACGGAAAGGAGCGGGGCTTGCAGCGAGCAGCATCTTCTCCCCGCAGCATCGTTTCTCTCCCTCCCGCCCGCCTGATGCACAGCGCTGCGTTGCCGTTCAAGGTGAATGAGCTGGAAGACCTGCGGTGTAACGCgcccgtgtcccgtcccccccccgtaGCGACCTATCGCTTCGTCTGCTGCTGCGTCCTGTGACAATAAAAGCTGAGTTAGCAAACACAGCGATGCTCTGGTGCCTGCGAGCGCGGGGACGGGGTCACTCTATCGTGCTGTTCCCCTTCCAGGGAGAGCGTAGCAAAGGGGTGCCCGGTGGGGAATACATCCTTGAAATCGGGGCTGGGCCCCTCCCTTACCTTCTGCCCGAGCCCAGCACCACGCGCCTGCCCGGCTCCCTCCATCTCAGCAACGGGGAGAGCGCCGGCAGAGAAGCGTGCCCGGGGAGCGCACGCGGCAGGGCTTCCTCCGGAACGTCGCAGCCTGGGGAAACCGCCTGTCCCACCTCCTCCCCGCCACGCAACCCGCACCGACACCGCTTCCCCTCTTACAGCTCCCAGAGATGTCTCCTGGGGCTGCTTGCGTCTAGCCAAGGGCTTTCCCTCCATGGGTTTCGCTAAATCCCACCTTCGTTCGTACACCCGCATCCCTCCCGCGGGGCGAAAACAAACCCCGTCGAGGGGCCGGGCCAAGAGAGCAATCTGGGACTGCTCCTTCCCAGCATCTTCCTTAAAATCCTGACTGCCAGCAGTGGGAAATGCCGCCGGGGGCTGCTGGTTCACGCACGGCTCCGCGCTCGGCACGAGCCAACGTACGGTACGAGCAAAGCGGGGGCTTTAAAGCCTGGGGGAGCTGGCCAAGGGGTAGCGAGGGCTGGGGTTTGTTGTCTGTTTTCATGTTAGGGGTTTTTATGGCATTCTCAAGCAAGCTGAACGCTGCAAGCCGGGCTTGAGGTTTTGTGGTCTGGCAGCCGGAGCGGGCGTTTGCCGCCCGGCCGCTGGCTGGAAAGGAGCCGCTTTCAGGAGGTGCTGAGCCGGCTGCCGCACGCCGGGGAGCAAGCTCCCCCCGAGGCAGGCTCCGCTCTCCCAGACTCCCCATTTTAGGTGAGCCTCGTGCCCGGGGCCAGCCCGACCGCGGAGCCGCCGGGACGGGGAGGGAAGAGCCCGGTAGCTATGAAGATGCAGCCTTCGGCCCTAGGGGCCGACCCCAAAGCCAGCAGCTCGGGGTCGCGTTAACAACCCAGCTCAAGGGGGATTCAAAACCCATTGGGACGGCGGGCGTCTGCTGGAGCCTTTCACCGTGCCACAGAAGGTTTGGGTGTCCTCGAGCACGTCACTGAAGTCCCTGACGTCCCCAGGGCTCGTCCAAGGGACTGTATTTCCTTGCTGGCTCAAGCTCCAGGTCAGCGCAACGCCGGGCACGGCAGAAACCCGCGTTATTTGGCACGCGCTATTCAAAATGATGAATGAGAGAGGACCAGCTTGCGAGCAGAAAGCACGGCCAGCTGCCGGGAACAGCATCCTTCGCCGCTCCCGGCCTCTGGGAATAGAGGAGCGCTCGGCGCAGCGGGGATCGCTGTCCCGAATTAACCCCGGCACTTTTTTTATAGCACAAGGAATTCAGAAAGGTTTTTAGCCAAAAGCTCGGTGCGGTCGCCGCCCGCGTTTCAGCCTGCAGCCCCCTTGCCGAGGCCGGGAGGCAGCTTGGCCTTGCTCGCCCGATGTAATTAGCAAGAAACCTCATTAGTATCGGGCTCAGCTGCTTTCAGAGAGGCCAGGGGGAGTTCGTCAGGGCTGCTAATTGCTAATTACTGAGAGGCTCTAGTGGCTCTCCTGGGGGGTTCCCCTCTCGGGTACAAAGTCTCGAGGGTGCCGCATCCATCGGGGATGGGAAGGGGCTTGGAGGGTTGGGTCGGTCACCCCGGGGTGGTCCCTCTCTGGGGACCCAGGATTAAAGGTGCCCTTGGGGGTGACGCACTGAGGCAACCCCGTAAATCCTAAATCGCCGTGGtgggggctctgcagggctcaGGCAAGAgcggaggaagaagaggaggaataagaagagaaggaggaaggtcCCTGCCTTCCtcagagcagagcctgcagcTTTAGAGGCTCAGGGAGGTGGGTTCAGCTTGGGTCCCCAAAAAGGAGGTGCCCAGGCTTCCAGTCTGCAGCCCCTCGTAGGGGCCTGGCTCTGCGGGGCCGCGTggcctgcagcctcctcctggcTGAGGACAAGGCCGTTAAAATAACATTtcgggggattttgggggtggaAGCCAGGAGCGTGTGGAGGTTTGGTCTGGCTTGCCTTGGAGACCTCCAAAGAAGATGCCAGCCTTGTGGAGGGCCAGGCTTCAGGGCTGCTTAATAACCCACGCAGGAAAGCGAGACTGGTGGAGCTGGGGTATCCCGTACTGGTCCTCCGGGCAAATGTTCCTGTGCGTCGTCGGAAAATGCCGCTCCTCTGTGTGGGAGTGgagtgggggaca
This genomic interval carries:
- the LOC142409948 gene encoding ras-related and estrogen-regulated growth inhibitor-like isoform X1; this encodes MNCWVRSACCARTVSVLSRAPLSSQSFAPAALTATALPLAAAILSITLLPVQALTVRFITRRFIGDYDPTLEMIYRHMAVIDGEMVHFEILDTAGQEEDSLQIEEKIKWGDGFAVVYSVTDRCSFDEVMRLCFLINHIHSSPKRSSGSEQPPVVIVGNKKDLQFDRMVSTEDGENLSKALKLPFYEISTRDSYEETVAVFNTLYQELMRQGHFSPGSFKRRTVSKLMEKIPKMQASSTLNSAGRSLSFNSFRDYIPE
- the LOC142409948 gene encoding ras-related and estrogen-regulated growth inhibitor-like isoform X2, with product MSFPRPLRRSVSLSPGRTLRLVVLGQSAVGKTALTVRFITRRFIGDYDPTLEMIYRHMAVIDGEMVHFEILDTAGQEEDSLQIEEKIKWGDGFAVVYSVTDRCSFDEVMRLCFLINHIHSSPKRSSGSEQPPVVIVGNKKDLQFDRMVSTEDGENLSKALKLPFYEISTRDSYEETVAVFNTLYQELMRQGHFSPGSFKRRTVSKLMEKIPKMQASSTLNSAGRSLSFNSFRDYIPE